From the genome of Pirellulales bacterium:
GACTCATTTCGCGATTCACGAGGGACACCGCAAGCTAACGATCACCTCGATCAGCCAGGTCGAAGTGCGTCCGCGCCCCGTGCTCGATCCGGCCGACTCTCTGGCGTGGGAAACGGTGCGCGATGCGATGCCGAGCGACCGCACTTCGCTGGGGCTCGATACGTATCAGTTTTGCTTTGATTCGCCGCGCATCCCGCGAGGCTTGAACCTGGCCGAGTACGCGCTCGAGTCGTTCCGACCGCGGCGGCCGATCCTCGAGGCAGCCCTCAATTTCAACTCGCGGATCTTCCACGACTTCTCGTTCGACCCGCACGCGACGACCGTCTGCACGCCGCTCGACGAGGTCTTCGAAACGCGACGCGGCGTCTGTCAGGATCTGGCCCACGTGGCGGTGGGATGCTTGCGATCGATCGGGCTGGCGGCGCGGTATGTCAGCGGTTACCTGCGCACGATTCCTCCGCCGGGCAAGCCGCGTCTCGTGGGGGCCGACGTCTCGCACGCCTGGCTGGCCCTGTACTGCGGACCGCTCGGCTGGATCGACTTCGATCCAACCAACGAGAAGCTGGCCGACACCGACCACATCACCGTGGGCTGGGGACGCGACTACAACGACGTCTGCCCGATCAATGGCATGTTCATCGGTGGCGGTCAGCACGCCATGCACGTCTCGGTCGACGTCGAGCCGATCGAAGAGAACGGCGTCGAGTAGCCCCTCTCGGGGAGCGACCGGCCACCAGCAGGCGTGATTTTTGGAGGGGGATTCGCCGAGCCGGCAGGTTTACAACCGCCAGGTAGGTGTTGCTATTCCGCGAGTATAGGAGGCCCGTTCGGTGGCATTTTCCGACTATCAGAACGAGATCTACTTCAATGGCCTGCGCGGCGTCTTGTCGAAATTGCCCGTCGATATAGCCTCGCTCGAACGCATGGCGGTGGCGGCCTGGTCGGATGCAATCGTCTCTTACGTGCAGGGTGGCTGCGGCGACGAACGCACGCAAGATCTGAACGTGACGGCGTTCGAACGCTGGGGCTTGATCCCGCGCATGATGGTCGACGCGACGGTCCGCGACCTGTCGATTGAACTATGCGGCATGAAGCTGCCCACGCCGCTGCTGATGGCGCCGATCGGCGTGTTGGGCATTTGCGCGCAAGACGGTCACGGCGATCTGGCCGTGGCCCGAGCCGCGGCTCGGACGGGCGTGCCGATGATCGCGTCGACGTTGTCGGTCGATCCGCTCGAAAAGTTGGTGCCCGAGTTTGGCGACACACCCGGCTTCTTTCAGCTCTATACGCCCACGGATCAGGGAGTCGCGGAAAGCTTCGTCCACCGGGCGGAGCAGGCGGGGTTCAAGGCGCTGGTCGTCACGCTCGATACCTGGATCGCTGGCTGGCGGCCGCGGGATTTGAATCGTTCGAGCTTTCCTCAATTGCGGGGGCACTGCCTGGCCAACTACTGGGTCGATCCCGTGTTTCGCTCGCGACTGTCGAAGCCCCCAGAGGAGGATCCCACCACGGCGATCATGTTTTGGGCCAGCATCTTCGGCAAAGCGTTGACGTGGGATGATCTGCCGTGGCTGCGCTCGCTGACCAAGCTGCCCATTCTGTTGAAGGGAATTTGCCACCCGGACGACGTCCGCCGCGCGATCGATGGTGGAGTCGACGGCATTTATTGCTCGACCCACGGCGGTCGTCAGGCCAATGGCGGCGTGGGCTGTCTGGACATGCTGCCGGCGGTCGTCCAGGCGGCGGGGAGCACGCCTGTGGTGTTCGATTCGGGGGTGCGCTCGGGAGCCGACGTGATCAAGGCCATCGCCCTGGGTGCGAGAGCCGTGGGGATCGGCCGCCCCTACTCCTGGGGTCTGGCCCTCGACGGCACCGCCGGAGTGGTACACGTGCTGCGCTGCCTGCTGGCAGAATCGGATCTGCTGATGGCCGTGGACGGATATCCGAAGCTGTCGGATTTGACGCCGGAGGCGTTGATGCGGGTGTAGGGAGCTTTTTACTGGAGTGGGGTGGGGCGGCCTTTAACCCAGGCAGTGTCTGGAAGAATCTTTTTCCCAGGCGTCGGAGGATTCCCGCATTCCCTTGGGGCCCGCCGCGCGTTGCCTTGCGGAACGGCACGAATCACTTGCCAACCAGGCGGCGTGCTGGCTTCGACTTCGATGGCTTCTTGGCCCCGGTATAGGCATCCTTCTGCTCGCTGCCGACGCCTCGTTCTGCTGATTCCTGGGCGGCAATCACCGTGGAAATAACCTTCTGCAGGCTGTGCATGAAATCGGTGGCGGCCTTGTTCGTCCCGATCTTGCGAGAGCCGAGAATGGCGAGGCATGCTACAGGCACATCCAGTGCCTCTGCCAGTGCGTTCAACGTGTCGACCGAAACGAAGCGTTTTCCCTGCTCGATGAGGGCAATCGAATTTCCGCCTTTGGACAGACCGGCAGTCTCGGCAAGCTGAACTTGCGTCAGGCCACGAGCAAGTCGAACTCGTTTGATCGCAGCACCCAGCGTTTCCTTTTCAATTGCCACGGCACACGCTCCTTTCTCGATCCGCCCCACGAGAGCTAGCTATTCTGCGAAGCCTCATCAATCGCCTGGAGGTCTTCCCAGGCAGTGGCCACAAATTTGAGCACCTTGTTCAATTCACCTGGACCACGACTCCTGACGCGCTCACGAATCGTGTAGCGTTGATTCATGCAACCGAACATCTATTTCGCGAGCTTCTTCGATTGGTCGGACGTCAATGACTTGGTTACGATCAGTCGCAGACAGCTTCGCCCGGCTTCGTCCAGCGCGGTCATCGTCGTTCATTTGGAACTGCGGATAGGTTTTGTTGCCACGCATTCCCGCAAGATGTCGAAACGATTACGACATAAGTTTCGTGCGGCGACTCACCTCGTTCTGGCCCCGGCAGCAGTGGTGAGCCTGCCGCCGGAACCGATTGTTTGCTGAGCGCGGGCTGTCTTTTCTGGTAGCCGCGGCGGCGATTCCGCTACTGCGCCAGATCGAACCGATCCAAGTCCATCACCTTCGCCCAGGCGGCGACGAAGTCGTCGATAAACTTCTGTTGCGCGTCGGAGCTGCCGTAGACTTCGCTTACCGCTCTTAATTGCGAGTTGGAGCCGAAGACGAGGTCGACCCGCGTGGCGGTCCATTTCAATTCGTCCGACTTACGGTCGCGGCCTTCAAACAGGTCGGCCTCGGGCGTGACGGGCTTCCACTCGGTGTGCATATCGAGCAGGTTGACGAAGAAGTCGTTCGTCAACGATTCCGGTCGCGTCGTGAAGACGCCCGGCTGCGCCTCGCCGTAGTTGGTCTTCAGCACGCGCATACCGCCGATGAGCACGGTCATCTCCGGCGCCGTCAACGTGAGGAGCTGCGCCTTGTCGATGAGCAAGGCCTCGGCGGGAATCGTGTACCTGGTCTTGAGATAATTGCGGAAGCCGTCGGCGATCGGCTCGAGCACCTCGAACGACTCGACGTCGGTCTGTTCCTGCGTGGCGTCCATGCGGCCGGGGGAGAAGGGGACCGAGATGTCGTGGCCGGCGTTCTGGGCGGCTTTTTCCACACCGGCGTTGCCGGCCAGCACGATAAGATCGGCCAGCGAGATCTTTTTGCCACCCGCGGCAGACTTGTTGAAGGCGCTCTGAATGCCCGCGAGGGTCTCGAGCACCTTGGCGAGCTGCGCCGGCTCGTTCACCTCCCAGTCCTTTTGCGGAGCGAGACGAATGCGGGCGCCATTGGCGCCGCCACGTTTGTCGGAACCGCGGAACGTGGAGGCCGAGGCCCAGGCCGTCGTGACCAATTCCGATACGGAGAGGCCGGAGGCGAGGATCTTCGCTTTGAGCGCGGCGATGTCCTGC
Proteins encoded in this window:
- a CDS encoding transglutaminase family protein, with amino-acid sequence MNYHVRHSTTYDYHELVAVCQNVVHLAPRPVRWQICHRHRLVVRPAPATMRRRNDYFGNPVTHFAIHEGHRKLTITSISQVEVRPRPVLDPADSLAWETVRDAMPSDRTSLGLDTYQFCFDSPRIPRGLNLAEYALESFRPRRPILEAALNFNSRIFHDFSFDPHATTVCTPLDEVFETRRGVCQDLAHVAVGCLRSIGLAARYVSGYLRTIPPPGKPRLVGADVSHAWLALYCGPLGWIDFDPTNEKLADTDHITVGWGRDYNDVCPINGMFIGGGQHAMHVSVDVEPIEENGVE
- a CDS encoding alpha-hydroxy-acid oxidizing protein, yielding MAFSDYQNEIYFNGLRGVLSKLPVDIASLERMAVAAWSDAIVSYVQGGCGDERTQDLNVTAFERWGLIPRMMVDATVRDLSIELCGMKLPTPLLMAPIGVLGICAQDGHGDLAVARAAARTGVPMIASTLSVDPLEKLVPEFGDTPGFFQLYTPTDQGVAESFVHRAEQAGFKALVVTLDTWIAGWRPRDLNRSSFPQLRGHCLANYWVDPVFRSRLSKPPEEDPTTAIMFWASIFGKALTWDDLPWLRSLTKLPILLKGICHPDDVRRAIDGGVDGIYCSTHGGRQANGGVGCLDMLPAVVQAAGSTPVVFDSGVRSGADVIKAIALGARAVGIGRPYSWGLALDGTAGVVHVLRCLLAESDLLMAVDGYPKLSDLTPEALMRV
- a CDS encoding helix-turn-helix transcriptional regulator: MAIEKETLGAAIKRVRLARGLTQVQLAETAGLSKGGNSIALIEQGKRFVSVDTLNALAEALDVPVACLAILGSRKIGTNKAATDFMHSLQKVISTVIAAQESAERGVGSEQKDAYTGAKKPSKSKPARRLVGK